The following DNA comes from Bradyrhizobium sp. SK17.
CATCGCATGGATGCTCTTGACGATATCGCTGGCGTCAGCAGGCGGCGCCCATTTGTGGGACACATGAGACGCGGTGCTTGCGAGAGCTTCCATGGAGCCTGCCCTTATCCTTGTTGTATTGTTCTGTTTCCTCTGGCCCACGGTCGATCACCGCAGCGCCCGATTTTTCATTGTTTTTATGGCTGAGGGAAGGGGGTGGCAACTCACGCTGGCGCAAGTCAGGGCGTCACACGCGATATCCCGGCATGCGCAAAATTCATGTACCTCAGGAACCCGATTCGGCCGGACTCGAATTCGGTTCGATCATGGTCGAATGCAACAGGTAACGCTCGGGACCCGACGTGAGCGCGTCAAACGGCCAGCATGTCGACAGCACGAGTTCATACCGGTCGGTCAGCGGATCGATGCCGGACTGGTCGAAGCGGACCACCGAGCTGCGATCGGCCCGGTAGCGGAAGATTTTGCCGTCGCTTCGCGTGACCTCGATCTCGTCGCCGATCGTGACATCCCTGAGAAAGCGGAAATGGGTGTCGCGATGCGCGGAATAGACCGCGACACCCGGCTCGCCGGCATCGACGCTCTGCTCGACATGGCCGGGACCGAATGCCAGCGCCTGGCCGCTGCTGCCGGCGAGGACGATCGCGGACGCGTGCAGGCGCTTCACCTCGATCCGGGCCACCGGCCAGGTATCGGCCCAGCTCCATGGCTTCACCGGCTGGCCGGTCGCGATCGTCCGTGCGAAGGCGCGCTCCAGCAGCACCTGCGCGAGCAGCGCCTTGCCGTGGATATAAGTGCCCTGGCCGAACAGGATCAGGCCGATGAGCGCGAAGGCGAGGGGGAGGACGAAGCGGCGCATTTGCAGCAATCCTCGTCATTGCGAGGAGCGAAGCGACGAAGCAATCCATCTTTCCCCGAACGGTGACATGGATTGCTTCGCTTCGCTCGCAATGACGGTTGAGAAAGAGTGGCGCGCGCGGCCCCTGGGGGACGGGTGGGAAGGCCGCGCGCGCTCTTTGAAGGAGGAGGTCGGGGGGCTCCTCCTCCTCTCATCCGACGTCATTGGGGCGACGTCTGACGCCGGTTGAACACCAGAAGCAGAAGGCTGACCGTGAGCATGATCACACCCGCGATCATCTTCAGTTCGGCATCGGTCGCCGTCTTCGGCAGCAGGATCGTGCCAGGACCTTGCTTCGCGACCGGGGACCGCTTCAGCGCGGCGAGCTGCATCTTGCCGTCGCTCCCGTCGGCGCGGCGCTCGCCCGGTACGGCCGGCAGGTCCTGACGCTCACCGAACACTTTTGCAAAGTCCCAGCCGGCGGGCAGGTTGAGCGGCAGTTCGGAGAGCTTCAGCGGCTCGCCTTCGGGACGGCTCGGCGTCTTGTCGACCGCGACGAGGCTGGTCAGCCGCGTGACGAGCTGATGCTCCAGCGCCAGCGCGAGGATGGCCTTGTCGGCATCTTCAGGGCTCTCCTGCCGCGTCGTGCGCGCGACCTCTGCATCCGCGATCTTGCGGCGCGCCCACAGTTTCGACAGGCCCTTGCCCTCGGCGGCGTTGGCTAGCGGCAGCGTTACGCTCCACGGACGGTCGCCGATGCGGCCCTTGATCTCGACCGAGCCGGCGAGCTTGTCGAGCTTTGCGGCCAGCACCAGCGGCTCGTCGCGATAGACGTCGGGCAGTGCCGACGGGGTCAGGTCGGCGGTCGCGTCGGAGAACTTTGCGGCGAGATTGGTCACCGCGGGATTCTCCAGCTTGGCGAACAGGTCGCGCATGCGCTCGTCGACCTGCTCGACCGAGCCGATATGGGTGAAGGTGCCGCGGCCGAGCTCGGCAGCGCGCGTCATCAGATAGGTGTTCGGCGCCGAGCCAATGCCAACCATGAACACCCGCGAGCGGCCCCGCAGCGCGTTGATGGTCTCGAACAATTGCTGCTCGTTGCCGATGGCGCCGTCGGTCAGGAACACGACCTGGCGGACATGATCGGCGTCGTCATGGTTGGTGTCGGACAGCGCTGCGCGCATTGCCGGCACCATCTCGGTGCCGCCGCGCGCCTGGATCGCGTTGACGAAGGATGTCGCGTTGCCGATGTTGGCGCTGTTGGCCGCGACCGGCGACGGGAACAGGGTGTCCATGGTGTCGTCGAAGCGGATCACGTTGAAGCGATCGGTGGGTTGCAAGCGGCCGAGCGCGTAGAGCAGGCTCGCCTTGGCCTGGATGATCGAGGTGCCGCCCATCGAGCCGGAATTGTCGATCACGAAGATCACCTCGCGCGGCAGCGGCTTCTGTTGCGCCTGCTCGACCGATGGCGGGGTGACGAAGGCCAGCAGATAATCGGAATTTCCGACATGCTCGCGGAACAGCCCGACCGACGGCGCCTTCTCTGCGGCCGGCTTCCAGGTCAGCTCGAAATCGCGATCGGCCGGCACCGGGCCTTCGGCGAGCTTGATGACGCGCGTGGCGCTGTCGGGGCTGTCGATCTTGACCTGATGGAAGTGGCTCTTCACCTCGCCGAGCGGGAAGCCGGCGTTGAGATGCACCGTGATGTTGGTGGGATTGATCGGCGCATTGGTCGCGGGATCGAGCACCTCGGAGGCGATGCGATCGCGATCTGGCACTGGATCGGTCGTGGTCGCGCCCCAGCCGCTGCCATCGGCGCGGAGATCGACGCTCTGCACCACCGGGCGCGGATTGTAGCGCGGGCCGACCACCATCGGCACCCGCAGCGAGAATTCATTGCCGTTCTGCTGCACCGGCTCCTGATACTCGATCTGCACCAGCACGGTTTCGCCGGGGCCGATATTGGCGACCGAGTTGGTGAAGATGTTCGGCCGCTCCTGCTCGGTCAGCGCAGCCTTCTGGCCGTTCCGCTTGGCCTGCTCATAGATGGCGCGGGCCTGCTGCCGCTCCTTGATGTCGCCGACCACGATGCGGTCGCCGACCACCATCTTCAGCGTGTCGACCGCGCCGCCCGCCGGCAGCGGGTAGACATAGGTCGCCTCGACCCAGTCCTTGGTCGGGTTGCGGAAGATCTGCGTGACGCGGGCGCGGACGGTCGGGCCCGACACGGTGAGATCGACATCGATGCCGAGCCTCAGCGCGTCCTTGTAGCCGTCGTCGGTCTTGAACAGCAGCGAGCCGGAGCGCGCATCAGATGGCCGCAGCACCGCCTGTTGCGGCAGCTCGGCCGACCACACCGGGTCGAAGCTCAGGAACAGCGCCGCAAAGCCGATTGCCAGCGCGGCGACACCTTCCACCAGGAAGAACAGCGCAATGCGCATCCTGCGCGACATGCGGATCTGCGGACTGCTCTCATATGCATCGTAAATCGTCATCTTCGTCACTCCCGAGCGAGACTTTCGCTGCCTCGCGATCATGGAGAACGGCGGTTTTGGCGCGAGCAGAATGATCGGCAATGATTGGCCGCCGGCCGGCGCCGTCCGCCGTCGGCCGAGGCGGGTTTGTGCGGTTTTGTGATGGATTGTCCGGTCTGCTAGACTGTGCCGATTCATGGGAACCCGCGCAGGAGCACGATGTCGACGCCTGACAAGCAGCTGTCCGCCGAGCAGAGCCTCCAGGTCGCAGAGACCATCCGCGAGGAGATCGCGCGCCGCCGCATCTCGCGGCAGACGCTGGCCGAGCAGGCCAAGCTCAGCCTGTCGACCTTGGAGAAAGTGCTCGGCGGCCGCCGCCCGTTCACGCTCGCGACCACGGTGCGGCTCGAGCAGGCGCTCGGCGTGTCGTTGCGCAAGCTGCCCGAGGCGATCTCGGTGCTCGCGCCCGCCAATGGCGGGATCGCGCCCGATAGTCTCGGATCCTATTCCCGCCGCGCGGTGGCACGGATCGAGGGCACCTACATCACGGTGCGTCCGTCGTTCGGTGAGCCGGGCGCACTCTATGCCTATCGGACCGAGATCGCCTGGGACGAGGCGGCATCATCGCTCGGCTTCCGCGAGGGCGAGCGGCAGGATTCCGACTACACCCAGTATGGCGAGGTGGCGGTGCCGAATGAATCCGGCTTCGTCTATCTCGTCACCAACCGGCACGGCCAGCATCGCGTGATCACGGTGTCGCGTCCGCGCAACTCCGGCGAAATGTACGGCATCATCACGACGCTGCTCGCCGGCCGCGGCTCGCTGCTGACGCCGGTCGCCGCGCCGATCGCATTCCTGCCGATCAAGAACGTGCCGAAGCCGAGCCTCGGCCGGGTGTCGGCCGACGACGCGAACTTTGCGCTTTACAATGAGCACCTGCGTCGCACCATCGACGAACCGTTCGCGATCTTCCTGCCGGCATAAGCTCGGAAGAGATCACGCCGGTCTCGGCCGCGCGGGCGCGACGACGCCCGCGATCAGCACGGCCAGAATGCCGGTCAGGAAAATCCCGTCGAACGTGCCGGCGCCGCCGATCGACGCAATCGGCGCGCCGAGGCTGCCGATCTTGTCGAGGTTCAATAGATCGGCGCCGAGCAGCGTGCCCATCGAACCGCCGATATAGGCGAGCGGCGCGGCGTATTCACGCGACAGCAGCAGCGCGAGGATGGCGGTGGCCACGACCGGCACGAACACGGGGACGGCGATCCCCATTCCCTGCACCGGCGTCGCGCTGGCATGGACGATGGCCGCGATGACGAATGTTGCGGTCGCGGCCCTCAGCCAGAGCTGATAGCGCAGCATCAAATAGGCGGACATGATCGTCGGAATCACCGCGCCGCCGACATTGACGGCGAGGATCGTGCTCGGCGACGCCAGATAAGGCACGACGTAGCGCATGCCGAAGAAGTCGACGATCTGCCCCGATCGCACCGGCGGTCCGGACAGCACCGTGATCGGAATGTTGAAATAGCTGCCGATCAGCGAGCCGAACAGCAGCAGCAACGCGACGCCGGGACCGATGCCGAGCCGCATATAGGCGTAGCGCAGGATGCGCAGCTGGATCAGCACCACGAGCGCCAGGGCGGCGAACACCAGGATCGAAAAGAACCCCGGCGTCAGCGGCAAATAATGAACGTTGGAATCCATCGGTTCGACAGTCCGTGTTCGGCGCCGCCCATCTGGTTATCTAGGAATTTCGGACAGGATCACAAGCAGGCGTTCCGTCATCCTGAGGAGCGCGTAGCGCGTCTCGAAGGATGCACGGCCACCAGCGGAGGCCGTCGACCCTTCGAGACGCCGCTTCGCGGCTCCTCAGGGTGACGGTGAGAAACCTCATCCGCCTATCAATTCGCAAAGCGAACGAAGCCGCCCGAACGGGCGGCTTCGCAACGACTGACGTACCGTGTCGTCCGATCGGCGCTAGCCGCCGGTCTCGGCGCTGATGATGTCGCCGAACAGCTCCCACTGTCCGTTCTTGAACTGCATCATCTTGAGCTGCTCGACCGGGGCGAAATCGGTCGCGCTGGTGTTGATCTTGATGCCGGGGATCAGCGTATCCGGCGCAAAATCTTTCAGGCTGGCGGCCTGCTTCATCACGTTCTCGCGGGTCAAATTGTCGCCGCACTGCTTCAGCACCTGCACCATGGTCTGCGCCGCGGCGTAGCCATAGACCAGGTTGGCGTCCGACAGATTGGCACCCGGCATGTACTTCTCGGCGAAGGCCATGAACTTCTTCATGCCTTCGTCATTCTTCCACTGCGGATCGGAGGCGTCCTTCAAATAGCCGGCCGACAGCACGCCTTCGGACGCTTCGAGCCCGGCGGGCTTCATCACGGCGCCGATCGAGATCGAGACGTCGGTCATCACCTGCATCGGCTTCCAGCCGAGCTCGGCGATCTTCTTGATCGCCTGCGCGGCGAATTTCGGCGTCGAGATGTTGACGAACACGTCGGCGCCGGTGTCCTTCAGCTTGACGATATGGGAATCGATCGACGGCTCGGTCGTCTCGTAGCTTTCCTCGGCCACGATCTTGGCGCTCGACTTGTCGAGCACCTCCTTGAGGCCGACCAGGTAGTCCTTGCCGAAATCGTCATTGGCATAGAAGATCGCGACCTTGGCGTCTGGCTTGGCCTTCAGGATGTATTTGCCGAAGATCCGCGCCTCGACGCGGTAGCTCGGCTGGAAGCCCATGGTCCACGGAAACTCCTTCGGATCGTTCCATTTGCTGGCGCCGGTGGCGAGGAAGAGCTGCGGCACCTTCTTGGCGTTGTGATACTTCTGCACCGCGGTCTGGGTCGGCGTGCCCAGCGCGTTGAACACCAGGAACACCTCGTCGCTCTCGATCAGCTTGCGGATCTGCTCCACGGTCTTCGGCGGCGAGTAGCCGTCGTCATAGGAGATCCAGTTGATCTTGCGGCCGTTGATACCGCCCTGATCGTTGATCATCTTGAAATAGGCTTCCTCGGTCTTGCCGATGACGCCATAGGCGGATGCGGGGCCGCTATAGGCCTCGACATTACCGATCTTGATCTCGGTGTCGGAGGCGCCGGTGTCATACTTCTTTTGCGCAAAGGCGGCCTGGGTGGAGAGCAGGCAGAGCGCCGTGGCCGCGGCCAGCAGCGACAGTTTTGTGGTTTTCATAAAGGCAATTTCCTCGATCTATTTGGTTGGGGACTCAACGCAACGAACCCGCGGCCGGTCCCGGCAGACGGTCACGGGCAACTCTCGACATCACCAAGGGAGACGCGACGTGCGTCCCCGGGATCATGCGGCAGTATCAGTTGGCTTCGGCGCGCTGAATTGCTGCCGGAGCGTCGGTTTATGAATTTTGCCTGTCGCATTCCGCGGCAGGGCATCGATGAATTCGATCAGGCGCGGGCATTTGAACCGCGCCAGATTGGCCTGGCAATGCGCGTGGATCTCGGCCGGCGTCAGTGAATGGCCCGGCTTCACGGCGATCACGGCCATCCCGACCTCGCCCCATTGCTCGTTCGGGATGCCGATCACGGCGGCTTCGGCCACGGCCGCGAGTTGATGCAGCACGCTTTCGACCTCGGCCGGATAGACGTTCTCGCCGCCGGAAATGTACATGTCCTTCCAGCGGTCGACGATGTAGTAGAAGCCCTCCTCGTCGATCCGTGTGGCGTCGCCGGTATGCAGCCAGCCGTCGGTGAACGAAGCGGCATTGGCGTCCGGCCGGTTCCAGTAGCCCGGCGTGATGTTCGGACCCTTGACCCAGAGCTCGCCGAGTTCGCCGACGGCGGCGTCGCTGCCGTCGGGCCGCACGATGCGCACTTCCGTGTGCAACACCGGCTTGCCGGACGAGCCCGCCTTGCGCGCGGCATCCTCGCGGTCAAGCACCATCACGGCCGGCGAGGTCTCGGTCATGCCGTAGCCCTGTTGCAGCGCGACCCCGCGCGCCTCCCAGGTCTTGAGCAGCGGCACCGGCATCGGTGCGCCGCCGACGCCGCCAATCAACAGGCGGCTGAAATCCGCCGTGGCGAACGAAGGATGCTGCGCCATGAACTGATAGATCGCGGGCACGCCGAAGAACACGTTGATGCCTTGTGAGGGATCGCCGATCAACTTCAGCGCCGCGCCGGGATCGAACGCTCGCATGATCAGCACGGTGCCGCCGGCATGCAGCACCGGATTGGTGTAGCAATTCAGTCCGCCGGTGTGGAACAGCGGCAGCACGGTCAGCAGCACCGAGGCCGGCGATACATATGCGGGGCCGCCGAGATTGACGCAATTCCAGAACGTCATCCCATGCGTGATGATCGCGCCCTTGGGTTGGCCGGTGGTGCCCGAGGTGTACATGATGGTCGAGATGTCATCGAGCGTGACCTCCTCGAACCGTTCGAGCGGCTTCGCCGCGGCAATGCCGGCCTCATAGGCGCCGCCGGGGCCGAGCCGCACGGTCGCGGCGACATCGCAGAGCTTGGCGACCGCAAGCGCGGTCTCGGCGAGGTCGTCGTCATGGATCATCACCTTGGGCGAGGCGTCACCGGTGACGTAGCGCAACTCGGGAACGGTGAGGCGGGTGTTGAGCGGCAGGAAGACCGCGCCGATCCGGAAGCAGGCGAACTGCACCTCCAGCGTATCGGTGGTGTTCAGCGCCAGTACCGCGACGCGGTCGCCGCTCGCAACTTTCAGGGTGTCGCGCAAATAGGCGGCGAGCCGCGATATGCGGGCGTCGAGCTCCGCATAGCCAAAGCGGCGTCCGCTTGCGAGATCGACAAGCGCCATCTTGTCCGGCGTGCGCCGGCGATGATGCGCGATCCAGTCGTAGTAACGAACCGGCACATGTCCCTCCTCCGGAACGGCAGTCTTGCGCCGCCTGTTCCTGGCTCGATTGATGCCATGAATTGGCAGTGGAGGGGGCGTATCGGGATACTGTCTTGCGTTTACAGGCTGGCCGTTGGTCGAATGGAATGCCGGCCGGGCCGGCAGCCACTCGACGCAAGTGGCCTGAGAAAAATCCGGACATCGTCCGACCCGGGAATCAACGGAGCAAGCGGATGGCAAACCCGTTCTATACCGGCGAGCATGAGGCCTTTCGCGAGGTGATGCGGCGCTTCGTGGCCAGGGAAGTCGAGCCATATGCCCATCAATGGGATGAGGAGGGCGAGTTTCCGCGGGCGCTCTACGCAAAAGCATCCGAGATCGGGCTGCTCGGGCTCGGGTTTCCCGAGGAATATGGCGGGATCGCTGCCGACCAGTTCATGAAGATCGTGGCCTCGCAGGAACTGGCGCGCGCCGGCGCCGGCGGCGTCTCCGCGAGCCTGATGAGCCACACCATCGGCTCGCCGCCGATCGCCCGCGCCGCCCGCCCCGAGGTCAAGGCGCGGGTGCTGCCGGAGGTGCTTGCGGGTAAGAAGATCTCGGCGCTGGCGATCACCGAGCCGGGCGGTGGCTCGGATGTCGCGAACCTGCGCACCAAGGCGCGGCGCGACGGCGACCATTATGTTGTTTCTGGCGAGAAAACCTTCATCACCTCGGGCATGCGCGCCGATTATCTGACGGTCGCGGTGCGCACCGGTGGCGAGGGCCCCGGCGGCGTCAGCCTGCTCTTGATCGAGGGCGATACGCCGGGTCTGTCCCGCACGAAATTGAAGAAGATGGGCTGGTGGGCGTCGGACACGGCGACGCTGCACTTCGACGAATGCCGCGTGCCGGTCGAGAACCTGATCGGTGAGGAGGGCCAGGGCTTCAAGCAGATCATGTACAACTTCAACAGCGAGCGCATGGGCATGGCGGCAAGCTGCACGGCGTATGCGCGGGTCTGCCTCGACGAGGCGATCGCCTACGCCAAGGAGCGCAAGACGTTCGGCAAGCCGATCGCGCAACATCAAGTCATCCGCCACAAGATCGTCGACATGGCACAGAAGGTCGCGGTTTCGCAGGCGATGCTGGAGATGCTGGCGTGGCGGCTCGGCCAGGGCGAAAGCCCGGTCGCCGAGATCTGCATGATGAAGAACCAGGCCACGCAAACCATGGCGCATTGTGCCTCCGAGGCGGTGCAGATCTTCGGCGGCGCCGGCTTCATGCGCGGCATCAAGGTCGAGCGCATCTACCGTGAGGTCAAGGTCAACGCCATCGGCGGGGGTACCGAGGAGATCATGAAGGATCTCGCGTCGCGGCAGATGGGGTTGTGATGAATTTGCGCCGTCATTCCGGGGCGCGCGGAGCGCGAGCCCGGAATCCATCGGGCCGCAGATTCGATGTGAAATGGATTCCGGGCTCGATGCTTCGCATCGCCCCGGAATGACGAGGGATAAACCAGACAATGCTCTTCACCGCCGACCACGACGAACCCCGCCGGCTCTTGCAAAAGTTCATCGCGGCCGAGATCAATCCCCATGTCGACGAGTGGGAAAAGGCCGACATCTTCCCGGCGCACGAGCTGTTCAAGAAGCTCGGCGATCTTGGCTTCCTCGGCCTCAACAAGCCGGTCGAGTTCGGCGGCCAGGGGCTCGACTATTCCTACGCGCTGATGATGGCCGAGGAGCTCGGCGCCATCACCTGCGGCGGCGTACCGATGGCGATCGGGGTGCAGACCGACATGGCGACACCGGCGCTGGCGCGGTTCGGCTCCGACGAGGTGCGGCGCGAATTCCTGGTGCCGGCGATCGCGGGCGATCAGGTCGCCTGCATCGGCGTCTCCGAGCCCGGTGCCGGCTCGGACGTTGCCTCGATCAAGACCAATGCCCGCTCCGACGGCGACGATTACGTCATCAACGGCGGCAAGATGTGGATCACCAACGGCACCCAGGCCGACTGGATCTGCCTGCTGGCCAACACCAGCGACGGTCAGGTTCATCGCAACAAGTCGCTGATCTGCGTGCCGATGAAGTCCAAGGGCGTGCAGGTGGCGCGCAAGCTCGACAAGCTCGGCATGCGCTCGTCGGATACGGCGCAGATATTCTTCGACAATGTCCGGGTGCCGAAGCGCAACCGGATCGGCGAAGAAGGCCAGGGCTTCACCTACCAGATGATCCAGTTCCAGGAGGAGCGGCTGTGGGGCGCGGCGGCCTGCCTCAAGGCGCATGAGTTCATCATCAACGAGACCATCGACTACACCCGCAACCGCAAGGCGTTCGGCGGCTCGATCCTCGATAACCAGGTGGTGCACTTCAAGCTCGCGGAGATGCAGACCGAGGTCGAGCTCTTGCGGTCGCTGATCTATCGTGCTGGTGAGGCGCTGGTGGCGGGCGAGGATGTCACCCGGCTTGCGACCATGGCGAAATTGAAAGCCGGCCGGCTCGGCCGCGAGCTCACCGATGCCTGCCTGCAATATTGGGGCGGCATGGGCTTTACCAACGAGACCCCGGTCAGCCGGGCCTACCGTGACAGCCGCCTGACCTCGATCGGCGGCGGTGCCGACGAGGTGATGCTCATGGTATTGTGCAAGATGATGGGCACGCTGCCCGGCCTGAAGCAAAAGGGAAACGCCTGATGATCACGCTCTATCACTGCGACGCCGCGCGCTCGTTCCGCCCGCTGTGGATGCTGGAGGAGCTCGGGCTGCCCTATGAGCTGAAGATGCTGCCGTTCCCGCCGCGCGTGTTCGCCAAGGAGTATCTCGGCATCAATCCGCTCGGCACCATCCCGTTCATGGTCGATGGCGAGACCAAGATGACGGAGTCCTCCGGCATCTGTCATTATCTCGGCACCAAGCATGGCCCGACGCCGTTGGTCGTGGGCGCCGACGAGCCGGCCTATGGCGCGTTCCTGAACTGGATGTATTTTTCCGACGCAACGCTGACCTTTCCGCAGACATTGGTGCTCCGCTACAGCCAGCTCGAGCCGGAGGAGCGGCGCAACCCGCAGGTCTCGGGCGACTATGCAAAATGGTTCCTGGGACGCCTCCGCGCGGTGGAAGCCGCCGCCGCCAAGTCTGAATTCCTCTGCGCGGAACGCTTCACCGCCGCCGACATCGCCAACGGTTATGCGCTCCGGCTCGCCAGCAATATCGGCCTCGCCAAGGATTTCGGGCCGAATGTCGCGGCCTATTGGGCGCGGCTGCAACAGCGTGACGGTTACAAGCGTGCGGTGGCGTCGGAACAGAAAGCCGGGCAGGAACAGAATGTTGCGCCGCGGGCGCGGCCTTGATTGCGACAGCGTCGATGTGCCCCGGAATTGATCCAGCGCATCGGTGACAGGCCTCGAATTTGCGCTATGGTGGATCAGCCGCAGCGGCCCCAAGAGCCGCGCGAGGAGGAACCGCCATGGACGCGATCGTGGACGCCAAGTGCCAGAAATCCGGCCAGCAGCAGTCCGGCCACCGGATGCTGATCACGCCGGAACGGGTGTTCTATGCGGGGCTGCTCGGCCGCCCGCGTGAGCGTTGTCCCGGCGCCTTCCATGTCTATGTCGCGATCCGCGACGGCTTGCATCTGTCGACCAGCGAGGGCCGCGAGTCCCATGGCGAACTCGCGGTGACGATGCCGAACCTGCGCCACACCATCACCAGCGAGTATCGTTCCGCGATCTGCGTCGCGATCGAACCGGAGAGCGTGCCCGACGGCACGCTCGAGGCAGTCGCGCGCCGTCTCGAAGGCCCGGACTGCCATCTGTTCGCGAACCGGATCCGCGCCGCCTATGCGACGCTGGCCGAGATGCAGCATCGCGACGCGATCGCGAACGCCGAGTTCGACACCATGTGCTTCGGCGATGCGCTGCCGCAGCGCATGCTCGATCCGCGCGTCGTGCGCGCGATCGGCCGTATCGGGCAGTTCTCCGGCGAGCCGGTGACCGCGGCGGGCTGCGCCGTCGAGGCAGGCCTGTCGCCGTCGCGCTTCCTGCATCTGTTCAAGGAGGAGACCGGGATCTCGTTCCGCTCCTTCCGCGCCTGGAAGCGGGCGCGGCATCTGCTGCATTTCGCCAACCAGGACATCAACCTCGCGCATCTCGCGCAGGATATCGGTTATCCCGACAGCACCCATTTCAGCCACTCGATCCGCCGCTTCTACGGCCTGAAGCCGCGCGCGATCTTCTCCGGCTCGCGCGACCTCGCGATCTACCGGACCGGGCAGGAGCGCGCACTGACGTAAACATCCGTCGTCCCGGCGAAGGCCGGGACCCATACCGCGTGATTCATCAATGAAGCGGGATGGCAGAGACCTACGGAAACAATGACCCGCTGTGGTTATGGGTCCCGGCGTTCGCCGGAACGACGGTTAGAGATTCGCGCCCTCGATCACTTCGCCGAACCGCAACCAGCCCGGGCCTTCGATCCGCTGCAATTGCAGTTGCCGCAGCGGATGATGGTTGGTCGGACTGGTGTTGACCTTGATGCCGGGCAACAGCGTCGGGACATAGACGTCCTTCAAATTGTTCGCCTGCGCCATGATGTTGTCGCGGCTGAAATTGCCCTTGCATTGCTCGAGCACGATCTTGAGCACGTTCGCCACCATATAGGCGTAGAGATTGTAGCCTTCCTTGGGATTGCCGTCGGGAAAGTATTTTCCCATGAACGCGAGAAACTCCTTCACGCCGGGATCGTTGGCCCAGGCGGGGTCGGCG
Coding sequences within:
- a CDS encoding DUF1614 domain-containing protein → MDSNVHYLPLTPGFFSILVFAALALVVLIQLRILRYAYMRLGIGPGVALLLLFGSLIGSYFNIPITVLSGPPVRSGQIVDFFGMRYVVPYLASPSTILAVNVGGAVIPTIMSAYLMLRYQLWLRAATATFVIAAIVHASATPVQGMGIAVPVFVPVVATAILALLLSREYAAPLAYIGGSMGTLLGADLLNLDKIGSLGAPIASIGGAGTFDGIFLTGILAVLIAGVVAPARPRPA
- a CDS encoding ABC transporter substrate-binding protein, translating into MKTTKLSLLAAATALCLLSTQAAFAQKKYDTGASDTEIKIGNVEAYSGPASAYGVIGKTEEAYFKMINDQGGINGRKINWISYDDGYSPPKTVEQIRKLIESDEVFLVFNALGTPTQTAVQKYHNAKKVPQLFLATGASKWNDPKEFPWTMGFQPSYRVEARIFGKYILKAKPDAKVAIFYANDDFGKDYLVGLKEVLDKSSAKIVAEESYETTEPSIDSHIVKLKDTGADVFVNISTPKFAAQAIKKIAELGWKPMQVMTDVSISIGAVMKPAGLEASEGVLSAGYLKDASDPQWKNDEGMKKFMAFAEKYMPGANLSDANLVYGYAAAQTMVQVLKQCGDNLTRENVMKQAASLKDFAPDTLIPGIKINTSATDFAPVEQLKMMQFKNGQWELFGDIISAETGG
- a CDS encoding acyl-CoA dehydrogenase family protein, with translation MANPFYTGEHEAFREVMRRFVAREVEPYAHQWDEEGEFPRALYAKASEIGLLGLGFPEEYGGIAADQFMKIVASQELARAGAGGVSASLMSHTIGSPPIARAARPEVKARVLPEVLAGKKISALAITEPGGGSDVANLRTKARRDGDHYVVSGEKTFITSGMRADYLTVAVRTGGEGPGGVSLLLIEGDTPGLSRTKLKKMGWWASDTATLHFDECRVPVENLIGEEGQGFKQIMYNFNSERMGMAASCTAYARVCLDEAIAYAKERKTFGKPIAQHQVIRHKIVDMAQKVAVSQAMLEMLAWRLGQGESPVAEICMMKNQATQTMAHCASEAVQIFGGAGFMRGIKVERIYREVKVNAIGGGTEEIMKDLASRQMGL
- a CDS encoding class GN sortase, which produces MRRFVLPLAFALIGLILFGQGTYIHGKALLAQVLLERAFARTIATGQPVKPWSWADTWPVARIEVKRLHASAIVLAGSSGQALAFGPGHVEQSVDAGEPGVAVYSAHRDTHFRFLRDVTIGDEIEVTRSDGKIFRYRADRSSVVRFDQSGIDPLTDRYELVLSTCWPFDALTSGPERYLLHSTMIEPNSSPAESGS
- a CDS encoding helix-turn-helix transcriptional regulator, whose translation is MSTPDKQLSAEQSLQVAETIREEIARRRISRQTLAEQAKLSLSTLEKVLGGRRPFTLATTVRLEQALGVSLRKLPEAISVLAPANGGIAPDSLGSYSRRAVARIEGTYITVRPSFGEPGALYAYRTEIAWDEAASSLGFREGERQDSDYTQYGEVAVPNESGFVYLVTNRHGQHRVITVSRPRNSGEMYGIITTLLAGRGSLLTPVAAPIAFLPIKNVPKPSLGRVSADDANFALYNEHLRRTIDEPFAIFLPA
- a CDS encoding long-chain fatty acid--CoA ligase — encoded protein: MPVRYYDWIAHHRRRTPDKMALVDLASGRRFGYAELDARISRLAAYLRDTLKVASGDRVAVLALNTTDTLEVQFACFRIGAVFLPLNTRLTVPELRYVTGDASPKVMIHDDDLAETALAVAKLCDVAATVRLGPGGAYEAGIAAAKPLERFEEVTLDDISTIMYTSGTTGQPKGAIITHGMTFWNCVNLGGPAYVSPASVLLTVLPLFHTGGLNCYTNPVLHAGGTVLIMRAFDPGAALKLIGDPSQGINVFFGVPAIYQFMAQHPSFATADFSRLLIGGVGGAPMPVPLLKTWEARGVALQQGYGMTETSPAVMVLDREDAARKAGSSGKPVLHTEVRIVRPDGSDAAVGELGELWVKGPNITPGYWNRPDANAASFTDGWLHTGDATRIDEEGFYYIVDRWKDMYISGGENVYPAEVESVLHQLAAVAEAAVIGIPNEQWGEVGMAVIAVKPGHSLTPAEIHAHCQANLARFKCPRLIEFIDALPRNATGKIHKPTLRQQFSAPKPTDTAA
- a CDS encoding marine proteobacterial sortase target protein: MRIALFFLVEGVAALAIGFAALFLSFDPVWSAELPQQAVLRPSDARSGSLLFKTDDGYKDALRLGIDVDLTVSGPTVRARVTQIFRNPTKDWVEATYVYPLPAGGAVDTLKMVVGDRIVVGDIKERQQARAIYEQAKRNGQKAALTEQERPNIFTNSVANIGPGETVLVQIEYQEPVQQNGNEFSLRVPMVVGPRYNPRPVVQSVDLRADGSGWGATTTDPVPDRDRIASEVLDPATNAPINPTNITVHLNAGFPLGEVKSHFHQVKIDSPDSATRVIKLAEGPVPADRDFELTWKPAAEKAPSVGLFREHVGNSDYLLAFVTPPSVEQAQQKPLPREVIFVIDNSGSMGGTSIIQAKASLLYALGRLQPTDRFNVIRFDDTMDTLFPSPVAANSANIGNATSFVNAIQARGGTEMVPAMRAALSDTNHDDADHVRQVVFLTDGAIGNEQQLFETINALRGRSRVFMVGIGSAPNTYLMTRAAELGRGTFTHIGSVEQVDERMRDLFAKLENPAVTNLAAKFSDATADLTPSALPDVYRDEPLVLAAKLDKLAGSVEIKGRIGDRPWSVTLPLANAAEGKGLSKLWARRKIADAEVARTTRQESPEDADKAILALALEHQLVTRLTSLVAVDKTPSRPEGEPLKLSELPLNLPAGWDFAKVFGERQDLPAVPGERRADGSDGKMQLAALKRSPVAKQGPGTILLPKTATDAELKMIAGVIMLTVSLLLLVFNRRQTSPQ